The Coffea arabica cultivar ET-39 chromosome 4e, Coffea Arabica ET-39 HiFi, whole genome shotgun sequence genome includes a window with the following:
- the LOC140005579 gene encoding uncharacterized protein, with the protein MLLLENGEVVTDEEDSYKGVPSLGEKDADSSEEIPTNEQLDLVVQKVLTAQVKEENGQQRENIFYTRCHIKGKLNDSGDVRVTKQVEILFRIGRYEDKVLYDVVPMQATHVLLGRPWQYDERTSHDGFTNKYTFMHDNRKVTLVPLTPKQVHEDQVRLQQEHEEQRKLKGAEKSEGKLALNDSALEKRTERKQSMLAKARDVKKALLSYQHLLMIEFEDMFPEEIPDGLPPIRGIEHQINLIPGSPLPNKAPYRMSPEETKELQRQVDELLKKGWVHES; encoded by the exons ATGCTCTTACTTGAAAATGGAGAAGTAGTGACGGATGAAGAAGACAGCTATAAAGGAGTACCATCGTTGGGAGAGAAGGATGCCGATTCTAGTGAGGAAATACCAACGAATGAACAACTCGACTTAGTGGTTCAAAAGGTGCTAACTGCTCaagtaaaggaagaaaatggccaACAAAGGGAAAACATCTTCTACACACGTTGTCACATAAAAGGCAAG TTGAACGACAGTGGAGATGTGCGAGTCACAAAGCAAGTCGAGATCCTATTCCGCATTGGTCGATACGAGGATAAAGTCCTCTatgatgtcgtgccaatgcaagctACTCATGTGctattggggagaccatggcaatATGATGAAAGAACTAGCCACGATGGTTTCACCAATAAGTACACCTTTATGCACGACAACAGGAAAGTCACACTTGTGCCTCTCACTCCTAAACAAGTGCACGAGGACCAAGTCCGGTTGCAACAAGAACACGAGGAGCAAAGGAAATTGAAAGGAGCCGAGAAGAGTGAGGGAAAACTGGCCTTAAATGATTCGGCCCTTGAGAAGAGAACTGAGAGGAAGCAAAGCATGCTCGCAAAAGCCAGGGATGTAAAGAAAGCTTTACTTTCTTACCAACACTTGCTTATGATA gaatttgaggatatgTTTCCTGAGGAGATCCCGGATGGACTACCTCCCATCCGTGGCATTGAGCACCAAATAAACCTCATTCCGGGCTCACCATTGCCCAATAAAGCCCCCTATCGCATGAGTCCCGAGGAAACCAAGGAACTACAAAGGCAAGTGGACGAACTGCTTAAGAAAGGTTGGGTGCATGAAAGCTAA